The following are encoded together in the Luteolibacter rhizosphaerae genome:
- a CDS encoding Rne/Rng family ribonuclease, which yields MIQKIKRFLGIGRPNPKEGNTVIVNVERLERRVALLDNGVLEEYTVEREGEQNIVGGIFKGRVKNIEPGLKAMFVDIGLDKNAFLHFWDAIPAALDAGLEEIERASSNKKKQQQKITSKDIPSIYPIGSEIMIQVSKGPIGTKGPRVTTNISLAGRYLVLMPFTEQFGISRKIEDPKERLRLRKIMQKLSVPEGMGIIMRTVAHGTRARHFVRDLAMLLEQWGAVEDKRDSGPAPLCVFQEPGLIERTARDFLTDEVDQVLCDSAETTEFIREIAGKVSRRAKRRIHHLPTSQPIFEAVNIQKQIDEAFSRQVWLPCGGYIVIDETEALISIDVNTGRNRGSKDVDKMIFETNVEAAQEVARQLRLRNIGGLVVVDFIDMRHRKDQQAVYKAMKDRLKKDKAKTQVLQISSIGLMEMTRQRLNESLRDTMFEPCPYCQGRGRVKTPMTMSVEIQRRIVTVINKHRDQAGDLVIVVNPDVLTRFKTEDGKHLVELERQHSGRLIFRSDPSLHRERFLIIDSATEKTIDQG from the coding sequence ATGATTCAGAAAATCAAACGCTTCCTTGGAATCGGGCGACCGAACCCCAAGGAGGGCAACACGGTTATCGTCAATGTCGAACGCTTGGAGCGACGCGTCGCCCTCCTCGATAACGGCGTCCTGGAAGAATACACCGTCGAGCGCGAAGGCGAACAGAACATCGTCGGCGGTATCTTCAAAGGCCGCGTGAAGAACATCGAACCGGGCCTCAAGGCCATGTTCGTCGACATCGGCCTCGACAAAAACGCCTTCCTCCACTTCTGGGACGCCATCCCTGCCGCTCTCGATGCCGGTCTCGAAGAGATCGAGCGCGCGAGCAGCAACAAGAAGAAGCAACAGCAGAAGATCACCTCCAAGGACATCCCGAGCATCTACCCGATCGGCTCGGAGATCATGATCCAGGTGTCCAAGGGGCCGATCGGCACCAAGGGCCCGCGTGTCACCACGAATATCTCCTTGGCCGGTCGTTACCTGGTGCTCATGCCCTTCACCGAGCAGTTCGGCATCTCCCGCAAGATCGAGGACCCGAAGGAGCGCCTGCGCCTGCGCAAGATCATGCAGAAGCTCAGCGTGCCGGAAGGTATGGGCATCATCATGCGCACCGTGGCTCACGGCACCCGTGCCCGCCACTTCGTCCGCGACCTCGCCATGTTGCTTGAGCAGTGGGGTGCGGTGGAAGACAAGCGCGACTCCGGCCCGGCTCCCCTCTGCGTGTTCCAAGAGCCCGGCCTGATCGAGCGCACCGCCCGCGACTTCCTCACCGATGAAGTCGACCAAGTGCTCTGCGACAGCGCGGAAACCACCGAGTTCATCCGCGAAATCGCCGGCAAGGTGTCGCGCCGCGCCAAGCGCCGCATCCATCATCTGCCGACCTCGCAGCCGATCTTCGAGGCGGTGAATATCCAGAAGCAGATCGACGAGGCCTTCTCCCGCCAGGTCTGGCTGCCCTGCGGCGGTTATATCGTGATCGATGAAACCGAAGCCCTCATCTCCATCGACGTGAACACCGGCCGCAACCGCGGCTCGAAGGACGTCGACAAGATGATCTTCGAGACCAACGTCGAGGCCGCCCAGGAAGTCGCCCGCCAGCTCCGCCTGCGCAACATCGGCGGTTTGGTCGTGGTCGACTTCATCGACATGCGCCACCGCAAGGACCAGCAGGCCGTCTACAAGGCGATGAAGGATCGCCTCAAGAAGGACAAGGCCAAGACCCAAGTCCTGCAGATCTCCTCCATCGGCCTGATGGAGATGACTCGCCAGCGCCTGAATGAGTCGCTGCGCGACACCATGTTCGAGCCCTGCCCCTATTGCCAGGGCCGCGGCCGCGTGAAGACCCCGATGACCATGAGCGTCGAGATCCAGCGTCGCATCGTGACCGTCATCAACAAACACCGCGACCAAGCGGGCGACCTCGTCATCGTGGTCAACCCCGACGTGCTCACCCGCTTCAAGACCGAAGACGGCAAGCACCTCGTCGAGCTAGAGCGCCAGCACTCCGGCCGCCTCATCTTCCGCTCGGATCCATCGCTCCACCGCGAGCGCTTCCTGATCATCGACTCCGCCACGGAGAAGACGATCGACCAAGGCTGA
- a CDS encoding dihydroorotase yields the protein MSDVLFIRQVRVVSEDSPEFRDADVLVENGSFKAVGAGLSVPEGAKVIEGRGRLLMPAMFDAHVHFREPGFEAKEDIASGTEAAINGGITGVVMMPNTSPAIDSATVVKMVLDKAKAVSRIPVYTSGCITKGREGKELAAIDGMRSLGVKMLTDDGDGVGDAAVLYRAMQYASEFGMFFASHCEVHELAGPRALNDGPMAYRLGIKGSPACAEEIMLDRDIRLAHATGAHIHIQHVSSKLGMETIKWWKERGDVKVTAEVAPHHLMFIDEDIGDYDTHYKMNPPLRTRADNEALLEGLKSGVFDLLATDHAPHTPFEKAQDFVSAPNGITGMDTALVSMYDRFISRGELGWDVLVKRYSAEPRRLMGLEAVPVEEGKFAEFILFDPEGSTTFTAEFMKSKSRNTPFLDKTLKGSVDLVVRGGEILLER from the coding sequence ATGTCCGACGTGCTGTTCATCCGCCAGGTCCGCGTGGTTTCCGAAGATTCGCCCGAGTTCCGGGATGCCGACGTGCTGGTGGAGAACGGCAGCTTCAAGGCGGTCGGGGCGGGGCTCAGCGTTCCAGAAGGGGCGAAGGTGATCGAGGGCCGGGGGCGACTGCTGATGCCTGCGATGTTCGATGCCCACGTGCACTTCCGCGAGCCGGGCTTCGAGGCGAAGGAGGACATCGCGAGCGGCACGGAGGCGGCGATCAACGGCGGGATCACGGGCGTGGTGATGATGCCGAATACCTCTCCGGCGATCGATTCCGCCACGGTGGTGAAGATGGTTTTGGACAAGGCGAAGGCGGTTTCGCGGATCCCGGTTTACACCTCCGGCTGCATCACGAAGGGCCGCGAGGGCAAGGAACTGGCGGCCATCGATGGCATGCGCAGCCTGGGAGTGAAGATGCTGACCGATGACGGTGACGGCGTGGGCGATGCCGCGGTGCTCTACCGGGCGATGCAGTATGCGAGCGAGTTCGGGATGTTTTTTGCAAGCCATTGCGAAGTCCACGAGCTGGCGGGTCCGCGTGCTTTGAACGACGGGCCGATGGCTTACCGGCTCGGGATCAAGGGCAGCCCCGCCTGCGCGGAGGAGATCATGCTGGACCGGGATATCCGGCTGGCGCATGCGACCGGCGCGCACATCCACATCCAGCATGTCTCCAGCAAGCTGGGGATGGAAACGATCAAGTGGTGGAAGGAGCGCGGAGACGTGAAGGTGACCGCTGAGGTGGCACCGCATCACCTGATGTTCATCGATGAGGACATCGGCGACTACGACACCCACTACAAGATGAACCCGCCACTGCGCACGCGGGCGGACAACGAGGCTCTGTTAGAGGGATTGAAGAGCGGTGTCTTCGACTTGCTGGCGACCGACCACGCGCCGCATACGCCCTTTGAGAAGGCGCAGGATTTCGTGAGCGCGCCGAACGGGATCACCGGGATGGATACCGCGCTGGTGTCGATGTATGACCGCTTCATTTCGCGGGGAGAGCTGGGCTGGGATGTGCTGGTGAAGCGCTATTCCGCCGAGCCGCGTCGCCTGATGGGGCTGGAAGCGGTGCCGGTGGAGGAAGGGAAGTTCGCCGAATTCATTCTCTTCGATCCCGAGGGCAGCACGACCTTCACGGCGGAGTTCATGAAGTCGAAGAGCCGTAACACGCCCTTCCTCGACAAGACGCTGAAAGGGAGTGTGGATCTGGTAGTGCGCGGTGGAGAGATCCTACTGGAGCGCTGA
- a CDS encoding VOC family protein yields MEPRITLLTLGVADLARSVAFYRDGLRWPTTYKDGDGVAFFDLSGTKLGLYGLHALCEDISPDTRPASGGFSGITIAHNVRTKEEVAAVLAEAERAGGRIVKPAQDVFWGGHSGYFTDPDGHHWEVAWNPMMPLDETGFMTMPG; encoded by the coding sequence ATGGAACCCCGCATCACCCTTCTCACCCTTGGCGTTGCCGATCTCGCCCGCTCCGTCGCCTTTTATCGCGATGGTCTACGCTGGCCCACCACCTACAAGGACGGCGATGGCGTCGCCTTCTTCGATCTCTCCGGTACCAAGCTCGGTCTCTACGGCCTGCATGCTCTTTGCGAGGACATCTCCCCGGACACCCGGCCCGCCAGCGGCGGTTTTAGCGGCATCACCATCGCCCACAATGTCCGCACCAAGGAGGAAGTCGCTGCCGTCCTCGCCGAGGCGGAACGTGCCGGAGGCCGGATCGTCAAGCCCGCCCAAGACGTCTTCTGGGGCGGCCACAGCGGCTACTTCACCGATCCCGATGGACACCACTGGGAGGTGGCATGGAATCCCATGATGCCGCTGGATGAGACCGGATTCATGACCATGCCCGGTTGA
- a CDS encoding endonuclease/exonuclease/phosphatase family protein, translating into MKPPDFIRRIGGALPLVALAAALLGTIGSPLGIWSSQIERMSHFRLWWIGLLLLLTLGFARDKRRLTSLLALIAAVMATRPLLPYWTPSPAVAAGSSKGLSFKVTAWNLLWENPDKSDALAWLQTGNEDVLLLTECTSEWMKFLEPLERTYPHRIHSRRDGAEGMWLLSRHPLDQPDPEGLAKNKPWISVIIHTPLGPVRFVGMHPRTPRSGPRFLERNEQYDRIASVSAMSPLPVIVAGDLNCTPFSPWFGRFLERGKLEDTALGRGLQGTWSSSGIRLPIDHILASPDWLGEQRQVHPDRMGSDHHPVIAVLSMADPQK; encoded by the coding sequence ATGAAGCCTCCTGATTTCATTCGGCGGATCGGAGGCGCGCTTCCTCTCGTCGCACTTGCGGCTGCGCTCCTCGGCACGATCGGGTCTCCGCTGGGGATCTGGTCCAGCCAGATCGAGCGAATGAGCCATTTCCGTCTTTGGTGGATTGGTCTCTTGTTGCTTCTTACGCTGGGCTTTGCCCGGGACAAGCGTCGCCTGACCTCGTTGCTGGCATTGATCGCCGCCGTGATGGCAACTCGACCTCTGCTGCCTTACTGGACGCCATCCCCGGCCGTCGCGGCCGGGAGCAGCAAAGGGCTCTCCTTCAAGGTCACCGCTTGGAACTTACTATGGGAGAATCCCGACAAGAGCGATGCATTAGCTTGGCTCCAGACCGGAAACGAAGATGTGCTGCTCCTAACGGAGTGCACCTCTGAATGGATGAAGTTTCTGGAGCCTTTGGAGCGGACCTATCCCCACCGAATCCACAGCCGCCGCGATGGCGCGGAGGGCATGTGGTTGCTCAGCCGCCATCCGCTGGATCAGCCCGATCCCGAAGGTCTCGCCAAGAACAAGCCCTGGATCTCGGTGATCATCCACACCCCGCTTGGCCCGGTCCGCTTCGTCGGCATGCATCCTCGCACACCGCGCTCCGGCCCGCGGTTTCTGGAGAGGAATGAGCAGTATGATCGGATCGCCTCGGTGTCGGCCATGTCACCCTTGCCTGTGATCGTCGCGGGCGATCTCAATTGCACACCCTTCTCTCCGTGGTTTGGGCGCTTCCTCGAAAGAGGAAAGCTGGAGGATACAGCGCTCGGTCGCGGCCTTCAAGGAACATGGAGTAGTTCAGGCATCCGGTTGCCCATCGATCACATTCTCGCCAGCCCGGACTGGCTGGGGGAGCAGAGGCAGGTTCACCCCGACCGGATGGGATCCGACCATCACCCGGTCATTGCGGTTCTATCCATGGCAGATCCGCAAAAATAG
- a CDS encoding DUF1800 family protein — protein sequence MKTAARLLAFVSCLVAIARADLDLDSNGLGDVWEAKFKPAVLVPSADPDGDGRTNLEECEAGTDPLAPEDIFAIGSIALSGNDLVLRWDSQNGKRYQLQATPTPAVAGSWQPIPGLHSGTGGELTATTPRPATPKTFFRVVAADVDTDGDGLTDWEEIQAGHDPNVDHATSCGCGTNCNCGADCACGKTEIEQLTEELQGTPEISVAVNDEEGTEPATAPSSDTASFVIKRRAGIARTVVNLSTGGSASASDFTALPSTIVLPLAVKELIVTVTPLPDSVVESDESVQLTLGSGASYSLGTQVSASVLIHDRIQANGTGLFAEFWKHPGTTANAPYFTGTPQISRVDPQINFDNGGTSGAWPGAPITVSGTTSNYFSSRWTGEILPEFSQAYTIFGNANETCRIWINGQLVINNWPPAIPLSGEASAVVPLEGGKRYPIVFEHYNNTGGHRAILSWQSASQAKQVVPQTRLFPNTAPKIFGPYDAMTFIGGPDFNYSINASGRPTGYAASNLPPGLSIDPLSGLISGTPSVPGTWRVLMTATNGFGSGSAFLEITVIGTSGGITRELWTGVNGSSVSQIPLTTPPTSTSLLTSLESPANSADNYGARIRGFLTAPMSGDYRFFLRADEAAEFYLSDDEEPVNSWKRAELATPVIATDWSGAAQSPLLRLEGGRRYYLELRHKEGTGSDHLALGWVLPDQPEASTPVVVPGHVLTRFEDVALGSSPDGTLYFTSLTPQAGAVTNAYGSCTLRLSPDKTTAWVRPNFTGLGSDFFAMHVHDDRLPPTSNIVFDLDEPGVEKLADGSYIWHITGVGTLSAEQIADGISQHAYLNVHSVQYMNGEIKGYFKPLDGSSSFTAPPAPPDWTTQPAASHTNATAAARFLQQATFGPHANDIAALQGSASFDAWINAEFAKSATKHLPFVEQFRTVTDPNSPMYPGTLTFNSWWKNSIEGPDQLRQRVAFALSEIMVVSENGPLDDRANALSDYYDMLLEHSFGNARDLIEAVTLHPAMGRYLDMLRNDKPSLTAGRIPNENYAREILQLFSLGLNRMHPDGSMILNSHGLPIPVYGQEEIIGYAHVFTGWEYGYTGDLKTSFNASSNWIEPMREVPARHFTGRKRLLNNIVLPGLPAVGGIPLDPYATPNTTVLADPGFQGLARQELDRVHDQLFNHPNMGPFLCRQLIQRLVTSTPSRGYIYRVVSKFNDNGSGVRGDMKAVIKAILLDYEARSIVAASAPGYGKQREPVVRVTQFVRAFKPNNNFAGLYAQDGGLITVDTAPTVHRLVNNQKVMLGFSGPSVKSTDGDYSVTSAIAPTATSFAVRTRDVHRSTWAQAGNVITVTTPVTYDYDPGQSVYIRFRTGGAGVVENGVYSILATPTSSTFTVTAPDAVTRSGDCDVAWLRGSYTQNHTAGVTTLTITCGTLPQQAVGNKLHMTFKPVTGQTTMPPDGLYTIASIAEGEPRRFTLTPDSGVVSTLTGRSGTFHAGAVTPVLDRGGSASDIAVSGYSDWNVSSTDTDLGQTPLRAPTVFNFFEPDYQFPGTLAANGLITPEFQISSDTNVIRQANFLFGGIYSHATSTTSSSTYTNGFNHFKAGAHDMMMDFSPWMGARTSGSDYWTNDANLRALIREFSKVLLAGQMSTAMEDEIYNFTTNTTNIAYTAAAPTETQRRNRVRAILHLIAVSPDFAVQH from the coding sequence ATGAAAACCGCCGCACGCCTTCTCGCGTTCGTATCTTGCCTCGTCGCCATTGCCCGCGCCGATCTCGACCTTGACTCGAATGGTCTAGGCGATGTCTGGGAGGCGAAGTTCAAGCCCGCCGTCCTCGTTCCGTCCGCTGATCCGGACGGAGACGGCCGCACCAATCTTGAGGAATGCGAGGCCGGCACCGACCCTTTGGCTCCGGAGGATATCTTCGCCATCGGCTCGATCGCCCTCTCGGGGAATGATCTGGTGCTGCGCTGGGATTCCCAGAACGGGAAGCGCTACCAACTGCAGGCCACACCGACTCCTGCGGTCGCCGGTAGCTGGCAGCCCATCCCCGGGTTGCATTCCGGCACCGGCGGCGAGTTGACGGCTACCACCCCTCGCCCGGCCACGCCGAAAACTTTCTTCCGGGTAGTCGCGGCCGACGTGGATACCGATGGCGACGGACTCACGGACTGGGAGGAGATCCAAGCCGGCCATGATCCGAACGTGGATCACGCCACCTCCTGCGGCTGCGGCACGAATTGCAATTGCGGCGCCGATTGCGCCTGCGGAAAGACCGAGATCGAACAGCTCACGGAGGAACTCCAAGGCACCCCGGAGATTTCGGTCGCCGTGAACGACGAGGAAGGGACGGAGCCTGCCACGGCCCCCTCCTCCGATACCGCGAGCTTCGTGATCAAGCGCAGGGCGGGTATCGCACGCACGGTGGTGAATCTCTCTACCGGCGGCTCGGCCTCCGCCTCGGATTTCACCGCGCTTCCCTCCACCATCGTGCTGCCCTTGGCGGTGAAGGAGCTCATTGTGACCGTCACACCGCTCCCGGACAGCGTGGTCGAATCGGATGAATCGGTGCAGCTCACCCTTGGCTCCGGTGCTTCCTACTCCTTGGGCACGCAGGTCAGCGCGTCCGTGTTGATCCATGACCGCATCCAAGCAAATGGAACCGGGCTCTTCGCGGAGTTCTGGAAGCATCCCGGCACCACGGCGAATGCTCCCTACTTCACCGGCACGCCGCAGATCAGCCGCGTTGATCCGCAGATCAATTTCGACAATGGCGGCACCAGCGGGGCTTGGCCTGGTGCGCCAATCACGGTCTCCGGCACCACGTCGAACTATTTCTCCAGCCGCTGGACCGGCGAGATCCTGCCGGAGTTCTCCCAAGCCTACACGATCTTCGGTAACGCGAATGAAACCTGCCGGATCTGGATCAATGGCCAGCTCGTCATCAACAACTGGCCGCCTGCCATCCCTCTTTCCGGTGAAGCGTCGGCAGTCGTTCCTCTCGAAGGCGGCAAGCGCTATCCGATCGTCTTCGAGCACTACAACAACACCGGCGGTCACCGTGCCATCCTTTCCTGGCAGTCCGCCAGCCAAGCGAAGCAAGTGGTCCCCCAGACCCGGCTCTTCCCGAATACCGCGCCGAAAATTTTCGGGCCCTACGATGCCATGACCTTCATCGGCGGGCCGGACTTCAACTACAGCATCAATGCCAGCGGGCGACCGACTGGATATGCTGCCAGCAACCTCCCGCCCGGGCTTTCCATTGATCCGCTCAGCGGCCTGATCTCGGGCACGCCTTCAGTCCCGGGCACATGGCGCGTGCTGATGACGGCTACGAACGGTTTCGGCTCCGGCTCCGCTTTCCTGGAGATCACCGTCATCGGGACCAGCGGCGGCATCACCCGGGAGCTCTGGACAGGCGTGAATGGCTCTAGCGTTTCGCAGATTCCGCTGACCACGCCACCCACCTCCACCTCGCTGCTTACCTCCTTGGAATCTCCCGCGAATTCCGCGGACAACTACGGCGCCCGGATTCGCGGCTTCCTCACCGCACCGATGTCCGGAGACTATCGCTTCTTTCTGCGCGCGGATGAAGCCGCGGAGTTCTATCTCTCCGACGACGAGGAGCCCGTGAATTCCTGGAAGCGGGCCGAGCTTGCCACTCCGGTCATCGCGACCGATTGGAGCGGCGCGGCGCAATCTCCCCTGCTGCGTCTCGAAGGAGGGCGCCGCTACTATCTTGAACTCCGCCATAAGGAAGGCACCGGCAGCGACCATCTGGCCTTGGGCTGGGTTCTCCCTGATCAACCGGAGGCGTCGACTCCCGTGGTAGTCCCGGGACACGTGCTGACCCGCTTTGAGGATGTTGCCCTTGGGTCCTCTCCGGATGGCACGCTCTATTTCACCTCGCTCACGCCTCAGGCTGGTGCGGTCACGAATGCTTATGGCTCCTGCACCCTGCGTCTGTCTCCGGACAAGACCACGGCATGGGTCCGGCCGAATTTCACCGGGCTCGGCTCGGACTTCTTCGCCATGCATGTGCATGACGACCGCTTGCCGCCCACCTCGAACATCGTCTTCGACCTCGATGAGCCGGGCGTGGAGAAACTGGCCGATGGTTCCTATATCTGGCACATCACCGGGGTAGGCACCCTGAGTGCGGAGCAAATCGCGGATGGCATCTCCCAACATGCCTACCTGAACGTGCACAGCGTTCAGTACATGAACGGCGAGATCAAAGGCTACTTCAAGCCGCTCGACGGTTCTTCCTCCTTCACCGCGCCTCCCGCTCCGCCGGATTGGACCACTCAGCCAGCGGCTTCCCACACCAATGCCACCGCGGCAGCCCGCTTCCTCCAGCAGGCAACCTTCGGACCTCATGCCAATGACATCGCGGCCCTCCAAGGTTCCGCTTCCTTCGATGCGTGGATCAATGCCGAGTTCGCGAAGTCTGCTACCAAGCATCTTCCCTTCGTGGAGCAGTTCCGGACCGTCACCGATCCGAACAGCCCGATGTATCCGGGCACCCTCACCTTCAACTCATGGTGGAAGAACTCGATCGAGGGTCCCGACCAACTCCGCCAGCGCGTGGCCTTCGCGCTCAGCGAGATCATGGTCGTCTCGGAAAACGGCCCGCTCGATGACCGTGCGAACGCCCTCTCGGACTACTACGACATGTTGCTCGAGCATTCCTTCGGCAATGCCCGTGACCTGATCGAGGCGGTCACGCTCCATCCGGCCATGGGCCGCTATCTGGACATGCTCCGGAACGACAAGCCGAGTCTCACTGCCGGCCGTATTCCGAACGAAAACTACGCCCGCGAGATCCTGCAGCTCTTCTCGCTCGGCTTGAACCGCATGCATCCGGACGGATCGATGATCCTGAACTCCCATGGCTTGCCGATACCGGTTTACGGGCAGGAAGAGATCATCGGCTACGCCCATGTTTTCACCGGCTGGGAGTATGGTTACACAGGTGATCTGAAGACCTCCTTCAACGCTTCATCGAACTGGATCGAGCCGATGCGCGAGGTTCCGGCGCGGCACTTCACCGGTAGGAAGCGGCTCCTCAATAACATCGTCTTGCCCGGCCTCCCCGCAGTCGGCGGCATCCCGCTCGATCCTTACGCCACGCCGAATACCACCGTGCTTGCCGATCCGGGCTTCCAAGGCTTGGCCCGCCAAGAACTCGATCGGGTTCACGACCAGCTCTTCAACCATCCGAATATGGGGCCTTTCCTCTGCCGGCAGTTGATCCAGCGCTTGGTCACCTCGACGCCCAGCCGCGGCTACATCTATCGCGTCGTCAGCAAGTTCAATGACAACGGCTCCGGCGTTCGCGGTGACATGAAGGCCGTGATCAAGGCCATCCTGCTCGACTACGAGGCCCGCTCGATCGTGGCCGCATCCGCACCCGGCTATGGCAAGCAACGTGAACCGGTCGTCCGGGTCACGCAGTTCGTCCGCGCTTTCAAACCGAACAACAACTTCGCGGGCCTGTATGCCCAAGACGGCGGGCTGATCACGGTCGATACGGCCCCGACCGTCCACCGCTTGGTCAACAATCAGAAGGTCATGCTCGGCTTCTCCGGCCCGAGCGTGAAGAGCACGGATGGCGATTACTCGGTCACCTCGGCCATCGCTCCGACTGCAACAAGCTTCGCCGTCCGCACCCGCGACGTCCATCGCTCGACTTGGGCACAGGCGGGCAATGTGATCACCGTGACCACCCCGGTGACCTACGACTACGATCCCGGCCAGTCGGTCTACATCCGCTTCCGCACCGGTGGTGCTGGCGTGGTGGAGAACGGGGTTTATTCCATCTTGGCCACACCCACGAGTTCGACCTTCACGGTCACCGCACCGGACGCCGTGACCCGCTCGGGGGATTGCGATGTGGCATGGTTGCGTGGAAGCTACACGCAGAACCACACCGCGGGCGTGACCACGCTGACGATCACTTGCGGCACCCTGCCGCAGCAAGCTGTCGGCAACAAACTGCACATGACCTTCAAGCCGGTCACCGGCCAGACAACCATGCCGCCGGATGGTCTCTATACCATCGCGTCGATCGCGGAGGGCGAACCGCGGCGCTTCACCCTCACGCCGGATAGCGGGGTCGTATCCACTCTCACCGGTCGCTCGGGCACCTTCCATGCCGGTGCCGTGACCCCCGTGCTGGATCGTGGCGGCTCGGCCTCCGATATCGCGGTGTCCGGCTACTCTGATTGGAATGTCAGCAGCACCGACACCGATCTCGGTCAGACCCCGCTGCGCGCACCCACGGTCTTCAATTTCTTCGAGCCGGATTACCAGTTCCCGGGCACCTTGGCCGCGAACGGCCTGATCACTCCGGAGTTCCAGATCAGTTCGGACACTAATGTGATCCGCCAAGCGAACTTCCTCTTTGGCGGCATCTACTCGCACGCCACCAGCACGACATCGTCTTCCACCTACACGAATGGTTTCAACCATTTCAAGGCGGGTGCCCATGACATGATGATGGACTTCTCCCCCTGGATGGGTGCCAGGACCAGTGGCAGCGATTACTGGACCAATGATGCGAACCTGCGCGCGTTGATCCGCGAGTTCTCGAAGGTCCTACTCGCCGGCCAGATGAGCACGGCGATGGAGGATGAGATCTACAACTTCACCACGAACACGACGAACATCGCCTACACCGCTGCCGCTCCCACGGAAACCCAGCGACGTAACCGAGTCCGCGCCATCCTTCACCTGATCGCCGTGTCCCCCGATTTCGCGGTCCAACACTGA
- a CDS encoding DUF1501 domain-containing protein, with the protein MSTIDQDRAKFLRTRRSFLRDFGTAALGSLAVSSTLRDFRLINSAVAQGNGPFAFPDYKALVCVFLSGGNDSNNLVIPRGAAHANYAAIRQNLTIPESVLLPITPEDGDGNDYGLHPSCGGLAQMFEGGKAAFLFNVGPLLFPTTRIQYQKKLVALPPQLFSHSDQVMHWQTSLPDQPPRTGWGGRVADLLHPSQDSLINDPVNRAKIALCTSIAGANTFEVGSSIQQYHVSTGGAVVMSGTGGAAGSATKNRENAIRNIAKLQQGNLQSGAYGEIIDDAIGTGVLLNEAIAATNTTVWQTAFPTGSFGDQMKMVARIIAARDTLKIKRQIFFVSFGSYDTHTSQVGTGDDPLTGTHANLLGQLSNGIAAFHAALNQIGGASLQNSVVGFTASDFGRTMPTNGQGSDHGWGSHHLIFGGDGSNNSAVRGKRTYGTFPVLQVNGPDDTSTGRWIPTTSVDEYSATLARWFGVDDAHMPVVFPNLGRFGNPDLGFLNT; encoded by the coding sequence ATGTCCACCATCGATCAGGATCGCGCCAAGTTTCTCCGCACGCGTCGCAGCTTCCTCCGCGACTTCGGCACCGCGGCCTTGGGTTCGCTCGCGGTTTCCAGCACGCTGCGGGATTTCCGCCTCATCAACTCGGCCGTCGCCCAAGGCAACGGACCCTTCGCCTTCCCCGACTACAAGGCGCTCGTCTGCGTCTTCCTCTCCGGGGGTAACGATAGCAACAACCTGGTGATCCCGCGCGGGGCAGCTCACGCGAACTACGCCGCGATCCGCCAGAACCTCACCATCCCGGAGTCCGTCCTGCTCCCCATCACGCCCGAGGATGGCGATGGCAACGACTACGGCCTGCATCCATCCTGCGGGGGTCTCGCACAGATGTTCGAAGGCGGGAAAGCAGCCTTCCTTTTCAACGTCGGCCCCCTGCTCTTCCCGACAACGCGCATCCAGTACCAGAAGAAGCTCGTGGCCTTGCCGCCGCAGCTTTTCTCGCACTCCGACCAAGTGATGCACTGGCAGACTTCGCTACCGGATCAGCCTCCCCGCACCGGCTGGGGCGGCCGCGTGGCCGATCTCCTGCACCCCTCTCAGGATTCCCTCATCAACGATCCGGTGAACCGCGCGAAGATCGCCCTTTGCACCAGCATCGCCGGAGCCAATACCTTCGAGGTGGGATCGAGCATTCAGCAATACCACGTCTCCACCGGTGGTGCCGTGGTGATGTCGGGCACCGGCGGTGCCGCGGGCTCGGCCACCAAGAATCGCGAGAATGCCATCCGCAATATCGCCAAGCTCCAGCAGGGCAATCTCCAGTCGGGAGCCTATGGCGAGATCATCGATGATGCGATCGGAACCGGCGTGCTGCTCAATGAAGCGATCGCTGCGACCAATACCACGGTATGGCAGACGGCCTTCCCCACCGGCAGCTTCGGAGATCAGATGAAGATGGTCGCGCGGATCATCGCGGCACGGGATACCCTCAAGATCAAGCGTCAGATCTTTTTCGTCTCTTTCGGCAGCTACGACACCCACACTTCGCAGGTTGGCACCGGTGATGACCCGCTGACAGGCACGCATGCCAACCTGCTGGGACAACTCAGCAACGGCATCGCCGCCTTCCACGCCGCACTCAACCAGATCGGCGGTGCCTCGCTCCAGAATAGTGTCGTGGGCTTCACCGCTTCCGACTTCGGCCGCACGATGCCGACCAACGGTCAAGGCAGCGACCACGGCTGGGGCAGCCATCACCTGATCTTCGGTGGCGACGGATCGAACAATAGCGCCGTCCGCGGCAAGCGCACCTACGGCACCTTCCCCGTCCTCCAAGTGAACGGCCCCGACGACACCAGCACCGGCCGCTGGATTCCCACCACCAGCGTGGACGAATACAGCGCCACGCTCGCCCGCTGGTTCGGCGTGGACGATGCGCACATGCCGGTCGTCTTCCCCAACCTCGGACGCTTCGGCAATCCCGATCTCGGGTTCCTCAATACCTGA